The DNA sequence TGGCTTTTCTGCGCTATCATACAAATACTCTGATAGGGTTTTATTCTTATCTGCTCTTTTAATTCCATTTCATATTCATGTGACCTTACATCAAACcctaaaattagtaaaacatGAAGTCAAGTGAAATTTGAAGATCTAACTTTGAAGCAATCAAAATTGGCCACCACTCATTCCATTTAATCACGTACAAAAGGGCCaaattatagtttataattatacaaacgagcaattaaaaacacaaaacaccAAAGAATTGTCTTCTTAGGTGCACATAGTTAGCTCTAATCAGCAACTGCTAAtaatttactattgtttttGTGTTTCATCTTTCACAAACCGACCCTTAATTCTCATTCTGCTTTCTGCCCGAACTTTTCGTGATTCGTATCTGATGTGCTTCTCATACCTGTTTCCACGTCAAGCATCATCAAGATCAAAACATAAAAgtatgaataaattataattctttaaaCTTGGCATTTAGTTTTCAAAGATTTCGGCACCGCATAAGAGGTGCATTAAATTTGTATCAAACAGATTCATAATGTAAACCACACGTGGCAAGCAAAGGAGTACcttcttgttttcttcttctctctgtaACGCAATAATGCTGAATCTCTTTCATGACTCGTTAACTCACAAGGAGTAGCTTTAGGAGTAGTAGGAGACAAGTTTTCAGgcttaaaataatttgatgCTTCTTCTTGGTTGTTACAATAGGTGTGACTTGCAGGGATGCTAATAAAGCTTGGATCTTTAGCTGAAACCACCTCGCCATAATCACTCACTGACGTATCACAAGGAACAATTTGATTTGCACGGTCACTGCTTTCTCCATGCCAACAAAACACACCTGCCTGCACCTTCGGAATTTCAACCAAATTAATCCATTCACATATTCAACCCTCAAAACCACTGACAAATGAAATGTAAGGTTTACCTCGTATGAAGGAAACATATTGGTCTCTATGTCACGTTCAAAACCAGTAGACAAATTTTCAAATAGCTGTCGTGGTTCAGCATCTACTTCTCCATGAATCAAGTCAGGCTCCAACTTTATTAGTTCACGAAGCTGACTCAGAATCTCTTCTTTCTGTCTCCCGCACGCACCCTTACCATTCTGATTCAATAACAATATCCTGAAACATGTCAAAAAAATCGTAGCAATAATACTCAAGGATTTTCATGTGCACTTTTTAACATGAAAGCGAAAAAACATACCTTGTAAGAAGAGGAAGCGATGAAATCTTGAAGACCAAACACAGAAGGAGCATTCCACACGTGCAAATCGTGATGGGAACTTGCTCCCTCAGTTGAAAGCAGAGATTTTTGAGTGAGACCCAAAATCATTAACATCTGAGTGACAGAAGGGCAGCCAGAGAAAGCCTGAAGGGGTTTCCGTTGGTGTTGGTGAGACAGCAAGTGGTGGTTATGTGTTTGGAAGTCACAGTGGTGGCAGAAAACAGAGTTCTCAGAATAACAGAGCACCGATGCAGGGGAATCGCCACACCCATCACAGAGCTGTGTGCGCGAGTGCTTGGAGAAAAGCTGGTTTTGGAAGTGAACTTTGCGGTCACAGAAAAAGCATAACTTTGCAGAATCGGCTCTGCAATATAGAAGAGCAGTGAAGTCCCCACAATAGTCGCATGTTCTCTGTTTTTGATTGGGAGAAACACTCATGTCTTCTTCCTCTGAATAGGTGATGAATGGCAGACACAGTTTACGCCAAAACCTGTGTTGGTTTGGAATCTGAAAGAAGGGGTTTGAGTTTGAGACGTGGCTTCAGCGTTCCAACCATGTAAGGGGATATAATCATTTTGAAGAACTACTATGAAAGGGATGTTTGACTTAGTAAAAAGTACCAAAATTTTGTTCCTAATAATAGAACGTTGTGGGTACCATTCAAAgtgtatttttttaactatcaAAGAATATTCAACtccttattaattaattatcaataatgtaaTGCCTCCCATCATAACACAGAAggaagataaatatatattatggacaaaactaaatataaaaaatatgagaaaaacaAACTATATGTACTTAATATCATTCAACAAATTCTTCACAACATAACTATTGAAATAGTTATATAATTAGATATTGATTCTTTTAGAAATCttttaattatcatttgaaGAATATAGGAAGAGGAGTTCCAAGAATATCTTGTTTAAATTTTCCAAATATAGGTTTTCTTAAGTTGAATGAGTTCAGTTTTGTCaactttttattgtatttacttGTTGAGaagtgaaaattttataaaataatttattgagcaaattgttttataaaaacatGACTTTTGATATGGAATCTTCTGAATCATGCCATCATCCTTCAAAATATCTCAGCCGGATCTTGTGTATTTAATTTTGAACTTCCTTTTTTGCACGCAACTCAAACTCCCGTTTACTAAAATTAGGAATAAGTTGTGCACTTTACTGAAATTAGCTTTAACTCATGCAGGATCTATCCATAATTaggaaatgaaaacaaaagtaGAAAACCTATGATCATTGGATTAGGGGCAtggttaaaattttttttttctcaactatTTACTATCTTAGTTCTctaatcataattatttaagaatttaataCGTGGAAGATATTTTCATTCAACCAACATAGTTAATCAAACTCAACTTGTTTATCTTTTTGTGACCATTTTGCTTCTAGGACAAGTGTATGCAATCTTggacataaataataaaaaacccaaaattattatttgaaagcTACTTCCTCTCATTCAAAGAACGTGGTAGCTTTTACATCAACTATAAAGGAGTATCtgaatttttcttttccaattgAATAATTGATTCAAAACCTTGTTGATTGGGGTGGTGGCATAGTTTAAAAGGTTAATCGAAACATGTATTCAAAACCaaccttaattataaatttagtttaaaacgTGTCGATATGATTGAtagatttttttcttactttactTATTTGTATTGAAAACTGTGATTTTCagttgaaaattaaatagtttttattaaatcacgTTACTTACATTTAAGTTACTtacatcatttaaaatattttaaccgtctaaaatattatctaataaatttcaaaaaattaaaactattaaactaaaataattatatttatttatttttaaagtttaaaaattaaaatgtatttaaatttgagaTAATGATAgaatttcaattcttttttatcGAAGTTAAAGATCaaaactttaacttttttttatagtatGCTTTAACATGAGTTGGTGATAAAGAAAAGACATATTGTCTTGTGTTGGAAATTTGATACATGTGCGATGTTCAAAGCATGAAAGTGTAGGAGAAGGCCATTGGTTAAGATTGTAGTACGATGTTGGGTAGGTTGATGTTGGAATGGAAGAAGCCATTAATGAACAGTGATTAAAGATAAGGACAGTGAGAAATGATAAGATTAGAGAGAAGAGAAGGGGGGCCAGAGGACAGTTGAATTCATTTTTGAGTACCAAAGTTCATATGGGGTGTTCGTGCCCGTGGGCCCAAACTTCCTTTTCTCAACTTTCGGGTACCAAACTTGGGCTCCACTTGGGCTCCAAAACAAAAACACCAAGTCAAACTTTCACTTTTTTCTAATCTTCATCACTCGTTGATTCTTCATTACTTCATCATTCATTTAATCATTATATAGATGTTGGATTgttcaaaattgaaaaagatatATGTAAGATAATTAATGCGTGAGTCTAAATTTtccactaaaaaataaaaatgtttagtaaagataagaaagaaaattcagtgagttaattaattcttttaaatgaGGGTATTAATAGTATCACATTAAAAGTGCCAC is a window from the Vigna unguiculata cultivar IT97K-499-35 chromosome 7, ASM411807v1, whole genome shotgun sequence genome containing:
- the LOC114189938 gene encoding zinc finger protein CONSTANS-LIKE 13 isoform X1; translated protein: MSVSPNQKQRTCDYCGDFTALLYCRADSAKLCFFCDRKVHFQNQLFSKHSRTQLCDGCGDSPASVLCYSENSVFCHHCDFQTHNHHLLSHQHQRKPLQAFSGCPSVTQMLMILGLTQKSLLSTEGASSHHDLHVWNAPSVFGLQDFIASSSYKNGKGACGRQKEEILSQLRELIKLEPDLIHGEVDAEPRQLFENLSTGFERDIETNMFPSYEVQAGVFCWHGESSDRANQIVPCDTSVSDYGEVVSAKDPSFISIPASHTYCNNQEEASNYFKPENLSPTTPKATPCELTSHERDSALLRYREKKKTRRYEKHIRYESRKVRAESRMRIKGRFVKDETQKQ
- the LOC114189938 gene encoding zinc finger protein CONSTANS-LIKE 13 isoform X2; the protein is MSVSPNQKQRTCDYCGDFTALLYCRADSAKLCFFCDRKVHFQNQLFSKHSRTQLCDGCGDSPASVLCYSENSVFCHHCDFQTHNHHLLSHQHQRKPLQAFSGCPSVTQMLMILGLTQKSLLSTEGASSHHDLHVWNAPSVFGLQDFIASSSYKNGKGACGRQKEEILSQLRELIKLEPDLIHGEVDAEPRQLFENLSTGFERDIETNMFPSYEAGVFCWHGESSDRANQIVPCDTSVSDYGEVVSAKDPSFISIPASHTYCNNQEEASNYFKPENLSPTTPKATPCELTSHERDSALLRYREKKKTRRYEKHIRYESRKVRAESRMRIKGRFVKDETQKQ
- the LOC114189938 gene encoding zinc finger protein CONSTANS-LIKE 13 isoform X3; amino-acid sequence: MLLLCLVFKISSLPLLTRILLLNQNGKGACGRQKEEILSQLRELIKLEPDLIHGEVDAEPRQLFENLSTGFERDIETNMFPSYEVQAGVFCWHGESSDRANQIVPCDTSVSDYGEVVSAKDPSFISIPASHTYCNNQEEASNYFKPENLSPTTPKATPCELTSHERDSALLRYREKKKTRRYEKHIRYESRKVRAESRMRIKGRFVKDETQKQ